Genomic DNA from Bemisia tabaci chromosome 2, PGI_BMITA_v3:
GTTAATGGTGAAGAAGCTTTAAGCTCAAATCTCATCGTAGTCACCTAATGACGTATTTTGTCTGCTCCGTTTTCAGAGCTTATTCTCACAAGAGTCAAGAAAATTCTCCAGaaatgtaaagaaaattcaTATAAAGCCTCTcctataaacaaataaaatttaagtaagAAGTACTAAAACTGCAGATGAGATATGTTCCTTTGTGTGGGGGACAATGAATTGATAATCCTTTGGACTCTGTGGAGCTATTAACAATTATTTCTTATactaaaaatgtgtaatttttttctctttttttttcttttttttttttcttttgcatcttgttgttttaaaattgtaaatttgtatGTCTGATCTTTTATTTTCTACACTTCCGTAAATTTCATGGTTTTACATTAACAGagttcaaaatttgaacaatTGTCCAATGCTGACCTTTCAAACTAGGGAACTTCTTGGAGAGTGATGGAAACTTTCAAGGCAGGTCATGAACAGACTCTGTCAGATTAGAAGATTATCCGCTCCAGCCCATTACATAGGCCTTTAACAGAATCAGTCTAATTGCATCATATGGTACCTAATATCCTCTTTTATGcttcctatatttttttaaaccgaGAAGTAAAGAATATAAGTAAGGCCTTAAATATTTTAGTAAATTGatcttagattttgaaaaataaaggcacAAAACTTCAAGGCATATGTCGCTGAATATTGCGTATAAATAATGTTATGTTGTAGGAGGAAATTCAGCAATGTGAGTGATGATTAGTGATGAAATCTTAACCGGAAAGACTTCTTTAATTTATCCTTCTATTTATCTTTCTATCCTTTCATTTTCGTTTTGTTCACAGATGCAAATGCGGTTTGATGGTTACATTGGTTTTCCAGGTGGTCTTGTTGATAGTGGAGAAGACCAAATTACCGCACTCAACCGAGAATTACTGGAAGAAATGAATTTAGATACATCAACGTACAAAGTAACTGAGGAAAATCATATCGTCTCTCATTatagtacaaaaaaaaatatttgcctaCACTTTTATGCCCTTGAAGTACCTGAGGAAGACATCAAGAAAATAGAAGTGAAGTCTCTCAGCTCCAAGGACCATGGCTCAGAGGTAAGGGTCATACTCAGGCACCTTGTGACTGAGTCTGAAGAACTATCCAAAAGCTGATTTAAGTTACTTCTATCTTCACAGAAAATGTTGGCATTTTTtaccataaaaaattaaaaaaattttgcaattgtcaAAATTAATAACATGACGGCCACTCAAGGTCTGCAGCTTTTGCTCAATTATTGTCTGAATAACTAACTTACAAgtggaacttcccaagctgctgCTGTTGATCAGGCTGAAACTTTTGCACATAATTTTTGTAACAGGAATGagcaggggcgtagctaggaaatttctctgggggggccATGGggccacctctcgtggtgaagagagcgggggggggggggggtgaggaatggaggatcccgtttttctggggggggggggcaggccccccaggacccccctagctgtGCCCATGGGAATGAGGTTTATTCCCTATACACTCACTTTGTGATCTTATAATGGAGAGCTGGAGTAATTTACTATTATAGTTAatcggactaaattttgcaatgagaaaccactattaatggctcattttagaaacaactgaAGTGCCTTCAGTTTCCCAATGCAGGTAGATCCTTTTATGGATGATCCGGAAATCTTGATTCCTCATTGCAGAATGAAGTCTAATTACCTGTTCAACTGTCAAAACCAAACTGCAAATGGTCATTTATTAGTTATGCTTGCGATTATCTCACTATTAACTTTTGGCTAAGAAAACATGCTATTTTATTCTATAATATCTTCTGCAGGTGTTAGGTGTGATTCAAGTTCCCCTGTATACAATGGGAGATGGAGTTCGTGGCTTCCCGACTTTTTTGACACATTCGTTTATAGGAAATTCACGGATGCAGCTTCTCATttccctaaaaaaattgaatatattaACCGAAGATGAAATCACATCAGTGTTGAATGCTGTCCCAACGAAAACTACGACTGCAACATCCTCATAAATTTACATTGCGCTTGATTTCTCCAAGTTTTTCTATATTGACTTGCATTTTGGCTCAGCGGCCATTCTCTCTGCTGAATGAGTTGCTGAATAAATTTGTCCTCAAATTTACTGACTTTTAAGAGCCCCAAATTTGACATTAGGCTTCCAATTGTAtgaaattttattaataaaaaaagtgTAATCAAAGATTTCATTGGTGACATTGATGCCAATATCAGCACTAACAGGTATGATCTGTTCTTATTGATACCTAAAAAATTGTTTAGAATTTTTGGTAGGGTCACAAAGAAGCTTTCTTTGTTGGTGATTGCttttgaataattaaaattcTGTTGTAAATGTAATGAATCAATTGAGCGAACATTTTTGAATTGGTTTTTAtccaatatttatttttattggttgAAAATACCCAGCACAAGATTTGAGCCCATTGAAAGTCtgttaaatttttgtttctgtTGTATCATGGAAGAAAATGTATGTTAAAAAGTGCAAGATCCAATAGTTCAAAACGCCATTGAACTGTTTTTTCTTCCCGAGAAGCAAAGTCCATTCAAAGCGACCTGCAGCATGCTGGCCAGCCTTTTCTCATCACATGTgagacagtgacatttttgtgaagGTGAAAGCAGGAAGAAAATACACTTAATCAAACACTATCTCAAAGTGTTTTAACTACTAATTATGGTTATAGTTGTAGCACTAAAAATGTAATGTTACTCATtgtctttaattatttttttgtttgcgTTGTTAGTTATTTAAGACAGCTTCTGCTCTGAAACATTTCTATTATATGTCCACCATGAagccaatataatttttttgtagcatacttgtaatttttctgttcaaaatagaGAAGAAATAGTGTAAATCACTATGTTTTTAGGCCACTTCTTTCAGCTTAATTGCTTCTAAGGAGGTTCAAAATGAAGCCGTAATCATTTAATCAATACTCTTTTACATTTAAGCAGTTGAGGTGAAAAGTCCTCGGTTTGCAGCTCTCattattcataattattttctaTAAAATGCCTGAGTtactaataaaataaatttgtatAGCCTTGGGTGGTCAAAGGCTGGGAAGTCAATAAATAAAACTAATTCTTTGAGACCTCTGTGTTTATTCAATGTTTTCCATTCTTTAATGGTtgtattttcataaaattcatcGCAAACAACTGCCTATGAAGCCTCAAATTCTATAATAAAAGTTattgatccatttttttttttaactagaaCCTAACTTGTCTCTCAACTTGTCTCCTTCTTCCTCCATCAAAAGCAAGGATGTTAGGTATTAAGAAAGAAGCATGAGATGGGTCTTTGCGAATGTATTTTAAGTAACCCGGACCAAGCGAACGATCGAGGTCTTCCACCGAAAAACTGTGTTTTCTAGGTTGTAGTAAATGGTGGGTTAAGAGTAAAAGATTAGGAATccacattttcggaaaaatttgcaagcattcttaaagattttaaaagatgttctgaatttcttcaaaactttgcAACAATATCTGACATCTAATTTGCGGCTTAGAAAATATCAAATTACACTGTGGGCCTACTTTACTGCAGTTTTCCCCTTACTTTTTGTAATGGTAGGGGTgctagttttgattttttggttcTCTACTACATAAACAATGCTGTCCTGAGGGCActgtatgaaatttttttaattatatgaAAAGTTAAACAGTAAGATGGTAAATCTTGATTGTGATGTTTCAATATTACCCCTCCTTCTCTGTTCCTTTACC
This window encodes:
- the LOC109032434 gene encoding U8 snoRNA-decapping enzyme, whose amino-acid sequence is MIFYRISRHLKWKSGLLKKMASDTGDRTWGHLASTESYGRPSTADEYTELTKEEINSEHYSSKTNACHCLLFARKNKKTFGVYNPRATVLMQMRFDGYIGFPGGLVDSGEDQITALNRELLEEMNLDTSTYKVTEENHIVSHYSTKKNICLHFYALEVPEEDIKKIEVKSLSSKDHGSEVLGVIQVPLYTMGDGVRGFPTFLTHSFIGNSRMQLLISLKKLNILTEDEITSVLNAVPTKTTTATSS